In a genomic window of Candidatus Paceibacterota bacterium:
- a CDS encoding ATPase, T2SS/T4P/T4SS family: MTLTFDEDKQNQKITDLLHKEEEELVQILSAKYGLEYVNLSVTPIVADALRLIDEKDAKEALVAGYALVDKKIKVASRNPQNEKTLAVLNTLKEKGYIPELYITSTQSLEKAWTAYKDLSFAYESKSGSIEVSSDEITKIINETKNLPDVITVLEKILATKMSYRVSRILETSIAGALAVSASDIHFEPEQAYVLLRYRMDGVLHDVIRFDNETYALLLSRIKLISGMKLNIKKDNQDGRFSIKLADGEIEVRVSILPGAYNESIVMRILNPKSIDVPLESLGIHPKLLTILLKEMSRPDGMILTTGPTGSGKTTTLYSFLKKIHSPDLKIITLEDPIEYHLEGIVQTQVNDKGYNFAEGLRATVRQDPDIIMIGEIRDGETANIAINSALTGHLVFSTLHTNDAAGTFPRLIDLGVNSKVITSAIRVAMAQRLARKLCEFCKKETALEGNEKQEIETIVNSIEDKSLIPEQRTKIWKPVGCDKCNKTGYKGRVGVYEAILSSEKIENAVEKNPSEREIWAAAKEQGILTMRQDGILKILQGITSLEELERVISLQD, from the coding sequence ATGACTTTAACCTTTGACGAAGATAAGCAAAATCAAAAGATTACGGATCTTCTTCACAAAGAAGAGGAGGAGCTTGTCCAAATATTATCTGCAAAATATGGTTTAGAATACGTAAACTTATCCGTTACCCCAATAGTAGCGGACGCTCTCCGTCTCATTGATGAAAAAGATGCCAAAGAAGCTTTGGTAGCAGGATATGCTCTTGTAGACAAAAAGATCAAAGTAGCAAGTCGTAATCCACAAAACGAAAAGACTTTGGCTGTACTAAATACCCTCAAAGAAAAAGGATACATTCCCGAACTTTATATAACTTCTACACAAAGCCTAGAAAAAGCATGGACTGCGTACAAAGACCTTTCTTTCGCCTACGAAAGCAAGTCTGGCTCAATAGAGGTTTCTAGTGATGAAATAACAAAGATTATAAATGAAACAAAAAATCTACCAGACGTAATCACGGTTCTAGAAAAAATCTTAGCTACCAAAATGAGTTACAGAGTTTCTAGGATTTTGGAGACATCTATAGCCGGTGCTTTGGCAGTAAGTGCTTCTGATATTCACTTTGAACCAGAGCAGGCCTATGTCCTACTTCGATATCGTATGGACGGAGTTCTTCATGATGTTATCCGTTTTGATAATGAAACTTATGCTTTACTTTTATCCAGAATCAAACTCATCTCTGGAATGAAATTAAATATAAAAAAAGATAACCAAGACGGACGTTTCAGTATAAAACTAGCTGATGGCGAGATTGAGGTTCGTGTCTCAATACTACCAGGCGCATACAACGAATCAATCGTTATGCGTATCCTCAACCCCAAATCTATTGACGTTCCCCTAGAAAGCCTCGGTATACACCCAAAACTTTTGACAATACTATTAAAAGAGATGTCCCGCCCAGACGGCATGATACTCACCACAGGACCGACCGGTTCCGGTAAAACAACAACTTTGTATTCTTTTCTTAAAAAAATTCACAGTCCAGATTTGAAAATAATCACACTAGAAGATCCTATTGAATATCATCTTGAAGGTATCGTCCAGACTCAAGTCAATGACAAGGGTTACAATTTCGCAGAAGGCTTACGTGCAACAGTTCGCCAAGACCCCGACATTATAATGATCGGTGAAATCCGTGATGGAGAAACAGCAAACATCGCTATTAACTCTGCACTTACAGGACACTTGGTATTTTCTACGCTACACACCAACGATGCCGCTGGTACATTCCCCCGCCTCATAGACCTAGGTGTCAATTCAAAAGTTATAACTTCAGCCATCCGAGTTGCAATGGCACAGAGATTGGCTCGTAAACTTTGCGAATTCTGCAAGAAAGAAACTGCACTTGAAGGAAACGAGAAACAAGAAATAGAAACTATTGTAAATAGTATTGAAGACAAATCACTGATCCCAGAACAAAGAACAAAGATTTGGAAACCCGTAGGTTGTGATAAATGTAATAAAACTGGCTATAAAGGAAGAGTTGGTGTCTACGAGGCTATTTTGAGTAGCGAAAAAATTGAAAATGCCGTTGAAAAAAATCCTAGCGAGAGAGAGATCTGGGCCGCCGCAAAAGAACAAGGAATATTAACTATGCGACAGGATGGAATATTAAAAATCCTCCAAGGAATTACTTCATTGGAGGAACTAGAAAGAGTTATTTCTTTGCAAGACTAA